A segment of the Rhizobium sp. ZPR4 genome:
CACGCAGGACGGCCGCCCGATCGCCAACCTCAACATCGCGACCTCAGAAACCTGGCGTGACCGCAATTCCGGCGAACGCAAGGAAAAGACGGAGTGGCACCGCGTCGTCATTTTCAATGAAGGCCTCTGCAAGGTCGCCGAGCAATATTTGAAGAAGGGCGCCAAGGTTTATATCGAAGGCGCGCTGCAGACCCGCAAGTGGCAGGATCAGAACGGCCAGGATAAGTATTCGACCGAAATCGTTCTGCAGGGCTTCAATTCGACCCTGACCATGCTCGATGGTCGCGGCGAAGGCGGTGGTGCAATGGAAGGCGGAAGCCGCGGCGGTCGCGGCGGCGGTGATTTTGGTGGCGGCTACGGCGGCGATTATGGCGGTGATGACTACGGCCAGTCTTCTTCGCAGGGCTCTTCCCGCAGTGGCGGCGGCAACCGCGGGGGTGGCAACCAGGGTGGCGGCGGCGGGAATTTCTCGCGCGATCTGGATGATGACATCCCGTTCTGAGAGCGGCCTAGCTGCTTGATTTTTGAAAGCCCGCCACTTGGCGGGCTTTTTCATGAAAGGGCGAGCGCCGCTTTTGCGCCGTCCACGACAAATTGCGCGGCAAGTGCCGCCAGGATAACTCCGAGCAGGCGGGTCAGGATGGCGCGGCCCGTTGCACCAAGCATGCGGTCCAGCCTGTCGGAAATCGCAAGCGCGGCAAAGACCAGACAGAGATTGGCGGCGATGACGCCGATCAGTTGCGCCCGGTCGAGTGTCGTCTGCAGCGATCCTGCCAAGAGGATCGTGGCCGAGATCGCGCCGGGGCCGGCGATCAGCGGCAAAGCGAGGGGAAAGACCGCGATATTGCGAATATGATCCTTCGTGATGGCGACTTCCGTCGTCTTCTCTTTTCGGTCCTGTCGCCGCTCGAACACCATCTCGAAAGCGATCCAGAAGAGGAGCAGGCCGCCGGCGATGCGGAAGGCGCCGATGGAGATGCCGAGCACGCCAAGCACGCTTGCTCCGAATAGCGCAAAGGCTGCCAGAATGAAGAAGGCGATCAGTGATCCGCGCAGCGCGACCTGCTTGCGCTCCGCCCGATTCATACCCGCCGTAAGTCCGATGAAAAGCGGCGCGAGCCCTGGCGGATCGACAGTCACAAGCAGCGTCGTGAAGGCATTGATCAGCGTATCCGCGCTCGCCATATGGTCCCCGAAGCTTGTTCTATCGCTGTTATCGAGCATTGTTATGCGAGGAATCGGCTTTCGCAAAGGGTCATGTGCCGCTATTGCCGGGTTACGCCACGGAAATGTTCGATTTCATGGCTTAAAGAGGCAAAAGTCTGTTCAAAAACACCGGCCTAAATTGGCGCTCGCCAGGCCTTTCGGCTATAAATTTCGCAGTGATTCTAAAAGAGATCGTGATCTGTTTTGACTGAGCAAACACCACCCGGCGGCGGGAAGCTCCCGCCAGGCATCGAGCCGATTTCCATCATGGAGGAAATGCAGCGGTCGTATCTCGATTACGCCATGAGCGTGATCGTCAGCCGCGCGCTTCCCGACGTTCGCGATGGTCTGAAGCCTGTTCATCGGCGCATCCTCTATGCGGCGCATCAGAGCGGCTATCACTGGAACCGTAAATATGTGAAGTCGGCCCGCCCCGTCGCCGACGTCATGGGTAGCTACCACCCGCACGGCGACGCCTCGATCTATGACGCCTTGGTCCGCATGGCGCAGGATTGGTCGATGCGTGTGCCGCTCATCGACGGGCAGGGCAATTTCGGCTCGATCGACGGCGATCCGCCGGCGGCGATGCGTTATACGGAATCGCGCCTGACGAAGGTTGCCCACGAGCTTCTCGAGGATATCGACAAGGAAACGGTCGACTTCCAGGAAAACTACGATGCGACCACGGAAGAGCCGAAGGTTCTGCCGGCGCGCTTCCCGAACCTGCTCGTCAACGGTTCCGGCGGCATTGCCGTCGGCATGGCGACGAATATTCCGCCGCATAACCTCTCTGAAGTGATCAACGGCTGTATTGCGCTCATCGACAATCCGGCGATCGAATTGCCTGAGATGATGCAGATCATCCCCGGCCCGGACTTCCCGACGGGTGCGAAGATCCTCGGCCGTGCCGGCATCCGTTCCGCCTATGAGACGGGCCGTGGCTCCGTTGTCATGCGCGGTGTCGCGACCATCGAGCCGATGCGCGGCGATCGCGAGCAGATCATCATCACCGAGGTTCCCTATCAGGTGAACAAGGCGTCGATGATCGAGAAGATGGCCGAACTCGTGCGCGAGAAGCGCATCGAGGGCATCTCCGACCTGCGCGACGAGTCCGACCGTCAGGGCTATCGCGTCGTCGTCGAGCTGAAGCGCGACGCCAATGCAGATGTCATCCTGAACCAGCTCTATCGTTATACGCCGCTGCAGACCTCCTTCGGCTGCAACATGGTGGCGCTGAACGGCGGCAAGCCCGAGCTGATGAACCTGATGGACATGCTGCGCGCTTTCGTGGCTTTCCGCGAGGAAGTCATCAGCCGCCGCACGAAGTACCTCCTGCGCAAGGCTCGTGATCGCGCCCATGTCTTGGTCGGCTTGGCGATTGCGGTTGCCAATATCGATGAGGTCATCCGTGTCATCCGCCAGGCGCCGGATCCGCAATCGGCCCGCGAAGAGCTGATGACGCGTCGCTGGAATGCGGCGGACGTCGAATCTCTTATTCGGCTAATCGACGACCCGCGCCACCGCATTAATGAGGACGGTACCTACAACCTCTCGGAAGAGCAGGCCCGCGCCATTCTCGAACTGCGTCTGGCACGCCTGACCGCTCTCGGTCGCGATGAAATCGACGAGGAACTCAACCAGATCGGCGCAGAGATCAAGGACTACCTTGATATCCTGTCTTCGCGCGCGCGCATCCAAGCCATTGTAAAACAAGAGCTTGCTGCGGTTCGCGACGAATTCGGAACACCGCGCCGCACCGAGATCGTCGATGGCGGTCTCGAGATG
Coding sequences within it:
- the gyrA gene encoding DNA gyrase subunit A, with amino-acid sequence MTEQTPPGGGKLPPGIEPISIMEEMQRSYLDYAMSVIVSRALPDVRDGLKPVHRRILYAAHQSGYHWNRKYVKSARPVADVMGSYHPHGDASIYDALVRMAQDWSMRVPLIDGQGNFGSIDGDPPAAMRYTESRLTKVAHELLEDIDKETVDFQENYDATTEEPKVLPARFPNLLVNGSGGIAVGMATNIPPHNLSEVINGCIALIDNPAIELPEMMQIIPGPDFPTGAKILGRAGIRSAYETGRGSVVMRGVATIEPMRGDREQIIITEVPYQVNKASMIEKMAELVREKRIEGISDLRDESDRQGYRVVVELKRDANADVILNQLYRYTPLQTSFGCNMVALNGGKPELMNLMDMLRAFVAFREEVISRRTKYLLRKARDRAHVLVGLAIAVANIDEVIRVIRQAPDPQSAREELMTRRWNAADVESLIRLIDDPRHRINEDGTYNLSEEQARAILELRLARLTALGRDEIDEELNQIGAEIKDYLDILSSRARIQAIVKQELAAVRDEFGTPRRTEIVDGGLEMDDEDLIAREDMVVTVSHLGYIKRVPLTTYRAQRRGGKGRSGMTTRDEDFVTRLFVLNTHTPVLFFSSRGIVYKEKVWRLPIGTPTSRGKALINMLPLEPGERITTIMPLPEDEDSWDNLDVMFTTTRGTVRRNKLSDFVQVNRNGKIAMKLEEEGDEILSVETCTEHDDVLMTTALGQCIRFSVSDVRVFAGRNSIGVRGITLASGDRIISMTIVRHVDAEPWERAAYLKRSVSERRSATGDDEEIALVGEEVTDEGQLGDERYEELKALEQFILTVSEKGFGKRSSSYDFRISGRGGKGIRATDTSKTGEIGELVAAFPVEDGDQIMLVSDGGQLIRVPVGGIRVASRATKGVTIFSTAKDEKVVSVERISEPEGDEDAAVDDETVADEAGDAGGDVEGGSEE
- a CDS encoding MarC family protein, with protein sequence MASADTLINAFTTLLVTVDPPGLAPLFIGLTAGMNRAERKQVALRGSLIAFFILAAFALFGASVLGVLGISIGAFRIAGGLLLFWIAFEMVFERRQDRKEKTTEVAITKDHIRNIAVFPLALPLIAGPGAISATILLAGSLQTTLDRAQLIGVIAANLCLVFAALAISDRLDRMLGATGRAILTRLLGVILAALAAQFVVDGAKAALALS
- a CDS encoding single-stranded DNA-binding protein, whose product is MAGSVNKVILIGNLGADPEIRRTQDGRPIANLNIATSETWRDRNSGERKEKTEWHRVVIFNEGLCKVAEQYLKKGAKVYIEGALQTRKWQDQNGQDKYSTEIVLQGFNSTLTMLDGRGEGGGAMEGGSRGGRGGGDFGGGYGGDYGGDDYGQSSSQGSSRSGGGNRGGGNQGGGGGNFSRDLDDDIPF